One window of the Hippoglossus hippoglossus isolate fHipHip1 chromosome 9, fHipHip1.pri, whole genome shotgun sequence genome contains the following:
- the ube3b gene encoding ubiquitin-protein ligase E3B produces MFSVPQISKSEFLDKARQAREERRGQKDKEKSATNIQALVRRFLCRCRLQKQIRKEVDDYFQASEPGTPKRNALSIFKISRKLLFVYRLEDKMRFEKLCRAILASMEVENDPKVWYVSLALSKDLTIPWIKQVKDVLWTCCQLLKNLKPDILQDNKLVTLYLTMLVTFTDTSTWRIVRGKGEALRPALMRICENIMGHLNQKGFYSILQILLTNGLARSKPSLSKGTLTAIFTLSLRPVIAAHFSDNLLRSFLIHIMSVPAVVTHLNGLTPECMVSIQTHGLLRKFILFLSREEQCSDICVCLEGSHTLCLLGNLIHLGFLNEKVLEEEAGHFVKDLTDMLSYCQRYVSQKKSNLTHWHPVLGWFSQTVDYGLNESMPLVTKQLQYLWGVAVIRTLFSDVLSKKLESQEPTPPPPQPSTSQNNLPVKNLFKRAFQKSASVRNILKPVGGKRVDSAEVQKVCSICVLYQTALSTLTQIRLQILTGLTHLDDLLPKLWAFICELGPQGGLKLFMECLNNDTEESKQLLAMLMLFCDCSRHLITILDDIEVYEEQTSFKIEELITISSFLNTFVFKMVWDGILENAKGEKLELFHSVHGWLMVLYERDCRRKFTPDDHWLRKDLKPSLLFQELEKGKKRAQLLLQYIPHVVPHKNRVLLFRNIVTKEKESLGLVETSSASPHVTHITIRRSRMLEDGYDQLRRLPANSIKGVIRVKFVNDLGVDEAGIDQDGVFKEFLEEIIKKVFNPALNLFKTTSGNERLYPSPTSYIHENHLQLFEFVGKMLGKAVYEGIVVDVPFASFFLSQVLGHHHSTFYSSIDELPSLDSEFYKNLTSIKRYDGDVGDLGLTLSYDEDVMGQLVCHELIPGGKSMIVTNENKISYIHLMAHFRMHTQIKEQTAAFIRGFRSIINPEWLHMFSTPEVQRLVSGDNAEIDLDDLKKHTVYYGGFHSSHRVIIWLWDIMSSDFNSDERAMFLKFVTSCSRPPLLGFAYLKPPFSIRCVEVSDDQDTGDTLGSVLRGFFTIRKKEPGGRLPTSSTCFNLLKLPNYSKKSILRDKLRYAISMNTGFELS; encoded by the exons ATGTTTAGTGTACCTCAAATCTCCAAGTCCGAGTTCCTGGACAAAGCCAGGCAGgccagggaggagaggagggggcagAAGGACAAGGAGAAGTCGGCCACCAACATCCAGGCTCTGGTCCGGAGGTTTCTCTGTCGCTGCAGACTCCAGAAGCAAATAAG GAAAGAGGTGGATGACTATTTTCAAGCTTCTGAACCCGGGACGCCGAAACGAAATGCACTTTCAATTTTCAAAATTTCCCGGAAATTACTTTTTGTATATCGCCTGGAGGATAAGATG AGGTTCGAGAAGCTTTGTCGTGCTATTCTGGCCAGCATGGAGGTTGAAAATGATCCTAAA GTCTGGTACGTGTCCTTGGCTCTTTCCAAAGACCTCACCATCCCCTGGATCAAGCAGGTCAAAGATGTGCTGTGGACCTGCTGTCAGCTACTGAAAAACTTAAAG CCTGACATTCTTCAGGACAATAAACTGGTAACGCTGTACCTCACCATGCTGGTGACCTTTACGGACACTTCCACCTGGCGGATAGTCCGAGGAAAGG GAGAAGCTCTCAGACCTGCTTTGATGAGGATCTGTGAAAATATCATGGGGCATCTGAATCAAAAGGGATTTTATTCAATACTTCAG ATCTTGCTGACCAATGGCTTAGCTCGTTCTAAACCGTCTCTGTCCAAAGGCACTCTAACAGCTATCTTCACCTTATCATTAAG GCCAGTCATTGCGGCTCACTTCTCAGATAACCTGCTGAGATCATTCCTCATCCACATCATGTCAGTTCCAGCTGTCGTGACCCACCTCAACGGGCTCACTCCAGAG TGCATGGTATCTATCCAGACGCACGGCCTCCTGCGGAAGTTCATCTTGTTTCTCAGCCGAGAAGAGCAGTGTTcagacatctgtgtgtgtctggagggCAGCCACACGCTCTGCTTACTTG GCAACCTAATTCACTTGGGTTTCCTCAATGAGAAAGTCCTTGAAGAGGAGGCCGGTCATTTCGTGAAGGACCTGACTGACATGTTGTCTTACTGCCAGAGATATGTGTCCCAAAAGAAGTCCAACCTCACCCACTGGCACCCCGTCCTGGGCTGGTTCTCACAAACTGTAGATTACGG CCTGAACGAGTCAATGCCACTAGTCACTAAACAGCTTCAGTACCTGTGGGGTGTTGCTGTCATTCGAACGCTCTTTAGTGACGTCCTCTCTAAAAAGCTAGAGAGTCAGGAGCCCACCCCCCCGCCTCCGCAGCCGAGCACATCACAAAACAATCTACCAGTTAAAA ACCTCTTCAAGCGAGCGTTTCAGAAGTCTGCCTCTGTGAGAAACATCCTTAAACCAGTCGGAGGGAAGCGAGTCGACTCGGCTGAAGTCCAGAAAGTGTGCAGCATCTGTGTGCTCTACCAGACTGCTCTGTCTACACTGACACAAATACGCCTCCAGATACTCACCG GTCTGACACATCTTGATGACCTTTTGCCCAAACTGTGGGCCTTCATCTGTGAGCTGGGTCCTCAGGGAGGCCTCAAACTCTTCATGGAGTGTCTGAACAATGACACCGAAGAGTCCAAGCAGCTCTTAGCTATGCTCATGCTGTTCTGTGACTGTTCACGGCACCTCATCAC AATTCTGGATGACATTGAAGTCTATGAAGAACAAACATCTTTCAAGATCGAGGAACTCATCACGATCTCCTCATTTCTGAACACATTTGTGTTCAAGATGGTGTGGGATGGGATCTTAG AAAATGCAAAGGGAGAGAAACTGGAGTTGTTCCACAGTGTTCACGGCTGGCTGATGGTGCTTTACGAACGAGACTGCAGGCGAAAGTTTACCCCCGATGACCACTGGCTACGCAa GGACCTAAAGCCCAGCCTGTTGTTCCAAGAGCTggagaagggaaagaaaagagccCAGCTGTTACTGCAGTACATCCCACACGTTGTTCCACATAAAAAC AGGGTGCTGCTGTTCAGGAACATCGTaacaaaggaaaaggaaagttTAGGATTGGTGGAAACAAGCTCCGCTTCTCCACACGTCACCCATATTACCATCCGTCGCTCGCGGATGTTAGAG GATGGATATGATCAGCTCCGTCGGCTGCCAGCGAATTCTATAAAAGGCGTCATTCGCGTGAAGTTTGTGAATGACTTGGGAGTCGATGAGGCTGGTATCGACCAGGATGGTGTCTTCAAAGAATTTCTAGAGGAGATCATTAAGAAAGTGTTCAATCCTGCTCTCAACCTGTTCAAG ACCACCAGTGGAAATGAAAGGCTTTATCCTTCGCCCACATCTTACATCCACGAGAACCATTTGCAGCTGTTTGAGTTTGTGGGAAAGATGCTCGGGAAAGCTGTCTACGAG GGCATTGTGGTGGACGTCCCGTTTGCCTCCTTCTTCCTCAGTCAAGTCTTGGGCCACCACCACAGCACTTTCTATAGCTCCATTGATGAGCTTCCTTCTCTGGACTCAGAGTTTTACAAGAACCTCACTTCCATCAAG CGCTATGATGGAGATGTAGGGGATCTAGGCCTGACGTTATCCTACGATGAGGATGTCATGGGGCAG CTTGTTTGTCATGAGCTGATACCTGGGGGGAAATCCATGATCGTCACCAATGAAAACAA GATCAGCTACATCCACCTCATGGCTCACTTCCGGATGCACACGCAGATTAAAGAGCAAACCGCAGCTTTCATTCGGGGCTTCCGCAGCATCATTAACCCCGAGTGGCTGCACATGTTCTCCACGCCTGAGGTTCAGCGCCTTGTCTCGGGAGACAATGCCGAGATTGATCTAGATGACCTCAA gaaacacacagtgtaTTATGGAGGATTTCACAGCAGCCATCGTGTCATCATCTGGCTGTGGGACATCATGTCCAGTGACTTCAACTCTGACGAGAGGGCTATGTTCCTTAAA tttgTTACCAGCTGTTCAAGGCCTCCTCTTCTCGGTTTTGCCTACCTCAAACCACCTTTCTCCATCCGCTGTGTGGAAGTTTCAGATGATCAG GACACTGGAGACACCCTTGGCAGTGTTCTGAGGGGGTTTTTCACTATCCGCAAGAAGGAACCCGGTGGTCGACTTCCCACTTCGTCAACATGCTTCAACCTGCTCAAGCTGCCTAACTACAGCAAGAAGAGCATCCTGCGTGACAAGCTGCGCTATGCTATCAGTATGAATACAGGCTTTGAGCTGTCCTAA
- the kctd10 gene encoding BTB/POZ domain-containing adapter for CUL3-mediated RhoA degradation protein 3, translating into MEEMSGESVVSSAMPAATTRTTSFKGSSPSSKYVKLNVGGALYYTTMQTLTKQDTMLKAMFSGRMEVLTDSEGWILIDRCGKHFGTILNYLRDGAVPLPDSRRETEELLAEAKYYLVQGLADECTAALQNKETYEPLCKVPLMTSSKEEQKLIATSNKPTVKLLYNRSNNKYSYTSNSDDNMLKNIELFDKLSLRFNGRVLFIKDVIGDEICCWSFYGQGRKIAEVCCTSIVYATEKKQTKVEFPEARIYEETLNILLYESHDGRGPDNALLEATGGAAGRSNHLDEDEERDRIERVRRIHVKRPDDRTHHHQ; encoded by the exons ATG GAAGAGATGTCAGGAGAGAGTGTGGTGAGCTCGGCAATGCCTGCAGCTACAACCCGGACTACGTCCTTCAAGGGCTCCAGCCCCAGCTCTAAGTATGTGAAGCTAAATGTGGGTGGGGCCCTGTACTACACTACAATGCAGACACTGACCAAACAGGACACAATGCTCAAAGCCATGTTCAGTGGCAGGATGGAGGTCCTCACAGACAGTGAAG GTTGGATCTTGATTGATCGCTGTGGGAAACATTTTGGAACGATCCTCAACTATCTTAGAGACGGAGCCGTGCCGCTCCCAGACAGCCGGCGGGAAACTGAGGAACTGCTCGCTGAGGCCAAGTATTACCTTGTCCAGGGCTTAGCTGATGAATGCACGGCTGCCTTGCAG AACAAAGAAACTTATGAACCTCTTTGTAAAGTGcctctgatgacatcatctaAGGAAGAGCAGAAGCTTATTGCAACATCAAATAAg CCTACTGTCAAACTTCTGTATAACAGAAGCAACAACAAATATTCATATACCAG CAATTCCGATGACAACATGCTGAAAAATATTGAGCTATTTGACAAGCTGTCCTTACGTTTCAACGGGCGAGTCCTTTTCATCAAAGATGTGATTGGAGATGAGATCTGTTGTTGGTCATTTTATGGCCAGGGGCGTAAGATTGCTGAAGTTTGCTGCACGTCCATTGTTTATGCCACAGAAAAGAAGCAGACAAAG GTTGAGTTCCCTGAGGCGCGCATCTATGAGGAGACCCTGAACATCCTTCTGTATGAGTCCCACGATGGGAGGGGTCCAGACAATGCCCTGCTGGAGGCCACAGGAGGTGCTGCAGGACGATCTAATCATCTGGATGAGGACGAGGAACGGGACCGAATTGAACGAGTTCGTAGGATTCATGTCAAACGACCTGATGACCGcacacaccaccaccagtga
- the foxn4 gene encoding forkhead box protein N4, whose product MIEGGITSMMSGIIENSGHHPSPQDYRLLTTDPSQLREEDLPGDLQSLSWLTSVDVPRLQQMADTRGHSNGPSQGSLLEQQTAQLSSLAMTAGQGSMLQLQSNMQHSPLGISIINTHSGSMSPFSMNGMPSPGYQCPTSVYQPTPQHVYSLTQTGQQCSTTGLYSNVSFNDQSLFTQPRLAPQDQELQPKSFPKPIYSYSCLIAMALKNSKTGSLPVSEIYSFMKDHFPYFKTAPDGWKNSVRHNLSLNKCFEKVENKTSSSSRKGCLWALNPAKIDKMEEEMQKWKRKDLPAIRRSMANPDELEKLITDRPTRTADSKLLEAGMTRLPGCQTGLPLPVSAQMQPQPIVTLSLPCLPMHQHHQFQAQLQAQARLAPMSPAPAQTPPLHTVPDLCHSPLTQQSSKPPDDFYIVHGDTHTEVDALDPSIMDFAFQGNLWEEMKDDSFNLDALGTFSNSPLRLSDCDLGTASLPPSSTGVNMPLSDVQVTGLYTTYTTQDPLSSQYMGTAANSKPIILL is encoded by the exons ATGATAGAAGGCGGAATTACATCCATGATGTCAGGAATAATTGAGAATTCTGGGCATCATCCATCGCCACAGGACTACAG GCTTCTGACCACGGACCCCTCccagctgagggaggaggaccTCCCCGGGGACCTGCAGTCTCTGTCATGGCTCACCTCTGTGGATGTGCCCCGACTACAGCAGATGGCTGATACCCGGGGCCACAGCAACGGGCCCTCCCAGGGCAGCCTGCTGGAGcaacagacag CTCAGCTGAGCAGCCTGGCGATGACGGCTGGACAAGGCTCCATGCTCCAGCTCCAGAGCAACATGCAGCACAGCCCTCTGGgaatcagcatcatcaacacccaCAGTGGAAGT ATGTCTCCATTCTCCATGAATGGGATGCCTTCTCCAGGATACCAGTGCCCTACCTCAGTCTACCAGCCTACACCCCAGCACGTGTACTCTCTCACCCAAACTGGACAACAG TGTTCAACAACTGGGCTTTATAGCAATGTCTCTTTCAACGACCAAAGTCTATTCACGCAACCTCGTCTGGCTCCGCAAGACCAGGAGCTGCAGCCCAAGTCTTTCCCCAAGCCCATCTACTCCTACAG ctGTTTGATTGCCATGGCtctgaaaaacagcaaaactggCAGCCTCCCAGTCAGTGAGATCTATAGCTTTATGAAGGACCACTTTCCTTATTTCAAG ACTGCACCTGATGGATGGAAGAACTCCGTCAGACACAACCTGTCCTTAAACAAATGCTTTGAGAAAGTGGAGAACAAGACGAGCAGCTCGTCTCGTAAGGGCTGTCTCTGGGCACTGAACCCTGCCAAAATTgacaagatggaggaggagatgcagaaGTGGAAACGCAAGGACCTGCCGGCCATCCGCCGCAGCATGGCTAACCCTG ATGAGCTGGAGAAACTGATCACAGACCGGCCCACGAGAACTGCAGACAGCAAGTTGTTAGAGGCCGGCATGACCCGGCTGCCCGGCTGTCAGACGGGCCTCCCGCTGCCCGTCTCTGCCCAGATGCAGCCTCAGCCTATAGTCACGCTGTCCCTCCCGTGTTTACCCATGCACCAGCACCACCAGTTTCAGGCCCAGCTCCAGGCTCAGGCCCGACTGGCCCCCATGTCCCCCGCCCCGGCCCAGACACCTCCCCTCCACACTGTCCCCGACCTTTGCCACAGTCCTCTCACTCAGCAGTCCAGCAAGCCCCCTGATGATTTCTACATCGTGCACGGTGACACGCACACAGAGGTGGACGCACTAGACCCCAGCATCATGGACTTTGCCTTTCAAG GTAACCTGTGGGAGGAAATGAAGGACGACAGCTTTAACCTGGATGCTTTGGGCACCTTCAGTAACTCGCCCCTCCGACTATCAGACTGTGACTTGGGAACAGCCAgcctccctccgtcctccacCGGGGTGAACATGCCGCTGTCAGATGTGCAGGTGACGGGCCTCTACACCACCTACACCACCCAGGACCCCCTGTCGTCCCAGTACATGGGCACAGCAGCCAACAGCAAGCCCATCATCCTGCTTTGA
- the myo1ha gene encoding unconventional myosin-Ih yields the protein MEGALTARDRVGIQDFVLLDETTEEAFLSNLKKRFSKDLIYTYIGTLLVSVNPYKELDMYNSKQMDLYMGVNFFELPPHIYALADNAYHTMLTEFNNHFILISGESGAGKTEASKKILQYYAVSCPSTALLNTVRDKMLMSNPVLEAFGNAKTLKNDNSSRFGKYMDIQFDSEGEAVGGHILNYLLEKSRVVHQNHGERNFHIFYQLVQGGEDDLLHQLGLERDCQHYKYLTQGECAIVSSINDKNEWKTVKNALQVISIDEINTNHLFGIVASVLHLGNIEFDPDSKGRALLNNNAALRWVSNLLGVDAQTLQEGLTYRKIEANTDQVLSPFTIDHAIYARDALAKAIYGQTFTWLVNRINESMENKDSTRKTVIGLLDIYGFEVFYVNSFEQFCINYCNEKLQQLFIQLTLKSEQEEYEAEDIEWEPVQFFNNKIICDLVEEKHRGIISILDEECLRPGEATDLTFLERLEDKMGNHPHFVTHKLADKVTRKTLERGDFRLLHYAGEVTYCVVGFLDKNNDLLYRNIKDLMCQSKNAIVRECFSTMALDSRRRPETVATQFKSSLLKLTEILMAKEAWYIRCLKSNESKQPGQFDEALIRHQVKYLGLMEHLRVRRAGFAYRRKYEVFLKRYKPLCPATWPHWRGVPADGVEVLIQHLGYLPNEYKMGRTKIFIRHPRTLYATEDAYERCKHELATRLQAKYKGYRAKGEFRKQKEAATKIETCWRGVQARKEREKRAWAVKVIKKFIKGYMTRGEAKNTDNSEYLVFVRQSYLNRLKANLPKTVLDKTSWLTPPAVVKEASETLRTLHYRLMVRKYVRGITPQKKAQFQLKLVTSSLFKGKKDSYPQSVALPFLDTRISEQDINPKVLQLIRNERIKYTVPVVKYHRNGFKPRPRQLILTQTAAYVVDEAKITQRVLYTVLKGISVSNLTDGTVVFHITCEDPKQKGDLVMQCDHLFEFLTKLGAIANKQNVIKVVQGSIKIETQPGKESAVDFSTGPEPMVYKAKNGHLMVVTTRTRVR from the exons ATGGAGGGCGCCCTGACTGCCAGGGACCGGGTGGGAATCCAAGATTTTGTCCTCCTGGATGAAACCACTGAGGAGGCCTTCCTAAGCAACCTGAAGAAACGCTTCAGCAAGGATCTCATATAT ACGTACATTGGCACTTTGTTAGTGTCTGTTAATCCTTATAAAGAGCTGGACATGTACAATAGCAAACAGATGGATCTCTACATGGGTGTCAACTTTTTTGAGCTTCCACCACACAT CTACGCCTTGGCAGACAATGCTTACCACACCATGCTGACAGAGTTCAACAATCACTTCATCCTCATCTCTGGTGAGAGCGGAGCCGGAAAGACTGAGGCCTCCAAGAAGATTCTGCAGTATTACGCCGTCAGCTGCCCGAGCACCGCTCTGCTCAACACAGTACGGGACAAAATGCTCATGTCCAACCCTGTCCTCGAG gcTTTTGGGAACgccaaaacactgaaaaacgaCAACTCCAGTCGGTTTGGGAAGTATATGGACATTCAGTTTGACAGTGAG GGGGAAGCAGTCGGAGGCCACATCCTGAACTACCTGTTGGAGAAGTCGAGGGTGGTGCACCAGAATCACGGGGAGAGAAACTTCCACATCTTCTACCAGTTggtgcagggaggagaggacgacCTGCTCCACCAGCTGGGCCTGGAGAGAGACTGCCAGCACTACAAGTATCTTACCCAG GGAGAGTGTGCCATTGTGTCCTCCATTAATGACAAGAACGAATGGAAAACGGTCAAAAATGCACTGCAGGTCATCAGCATCGACGAGATCAACACTAAT CACTTGTTTGGAATAGTTGCGAGTGTCCTCCATTTGGGGAACATTGAGTTTGACCCTGACAGTAAAGGACGTGCCCTCCTGAACAACAACGCAGCGCTGCGCTGGGTCtcaaat CTACTCGGGGTTGATGCTCAGACTCTGCAAGAGGGACTGACATACAGGAAGATCGAGGCCAATACAGATCAG GTCCTCAGCCCGTTCACAATCGATCACGCCATCTACGCCAGAGATGCCCTGGCTAAAGCCATCTACGGACAGACCTTCACCTGGCTGGTCAACAGGATCAACGAGTCCATGGAGAACAAG GACTCTACAAGAAAGACTGTAATAGGGCTTCTGGACATTTATGGCTTTGAGGTGTTCTATGTCAACAG ttttGAGCAGTTCTGTATAAACTACTGCAACGAGAAGCTGCAGCAACTTTTTATCCAGTTGACACTCAAGTCTGAGCAGGAGGAATACGAAGCGGAGGATATCGAG TGGGAGCCCGTACAATTCTTCAACAATAAGATCATCTGTGATCTGGTtgaggagaaacacagaggaatcaTATCCATACTG GATGAGGAGTGTCTGAGACCAGGAGAAGCCACAGATCTCACCTTCCTCGAAAGACTGGAGGATAAGATGGGAAATCACCCGCACTTTGTCAC GCACAAACTGGCCGACAAAGTGACACGTAAGACTCTGGAGAGGGGAGATTTCCGTCTCCTGCATTATGCCGGGGAGGTCACCTACTGTGTTGTGG GTTTCCTGGACAAAAATAACGACCTGTTATACAGAAACATAAAAGAC CTGATGTGTCAGTCCAAAAATGCCATAGTCAGAGAGTGCTTCTCCACCATGGCTCTAGACAGCAGGCGGAGACCAGAAACA GTGGCGACCCAGTTTAAGAGCAGCCTGCTGAAGCTGACAGAGATCCTCATGGCTAAGGAGGCCTGGTACATACGCTGTCTTAAATCCAATGAGTCCAAACAGCCAG GTCAGTTTGACGAAGCACTGATCAGACACCAGGTGAAGTACCTGGGCCTGATGGAGCACCTCAGGGTCAGACGAGCTGGTTTCGCTTACAGACGCAAATATGAGGTGTTCTTAAAGAG ATACAAACCGCTGTGCCCGGCCACCTGGCCTCACTGGAGAGGAGTGCCCGCTGACGGAGTGGAGGTGCTGATTCAACATCTGGGCTACCTgccaaatgaatacaaaatggGGCG AACAAAAATATTCATCCGCCACCCGAGGACACTTTATGCCACAGAGGATGCTTATGAGAGATGTAAACATGAACTAG CGACAAGACTCCAGGCCAAATACAAAGGGTACAGGGCGAAAGGAGAAttcaggaaacaaaaagaagctG CCACTAAGATTGAAACTTGTTGGAGAGGAGTGCAGGCtcggaaggagagagagaagagagccTGGGCTGTGAAAGTCATCAAGAA ATTCATTAAAGGCTACATGACCAGAGGAGAGGCTAAGAACACGGATAACTCAGAGTACCTGGTCTTTGTGAGACAGAGTTACTTGAACCGACTCAAAGCCAATCTGCCAAAGACCGTTTTGGATAAAACCTCCTGGTTAACTCCACCAGCTGTGGTCAAAGAG GCATCAGAGACCCTGCGTACGCTTCACTACCGCCTCATGGTGCGGAAGTATGTGAGGGGAATCACACCCCAGAAGAAAGCACAG TTTCAACTGAAACTTGTCACCAGCTCCCTGTTCAAGGGGAAAAAGGACAGTTATCCACAGAGTGTTGCTTTACCTTTCTTAGACACCAGAATCA GTGAACAAGACATAAACCCGAAGGTCCTGCAGTTGATTCGTAATGAGCGCATCAAG taCACTGTCCCGGTAGTTAAGTATCACAGGAACGGTTTCAAGCCGAGGCCTCGACAGCTCATCCTCACCCAGACGGCTGCCTACGTGGTGGATGAGGCCAAGATCACTCAGAGAGTCCTCTACACCGTCCTCAAAG GTATTTCAGTCAGTAATTTGACTGATGGCACCGTTGTTTTCCACATAACATGTGAGGACCCCAAGCAGAAG GGGGACCTGGTGATGCAGTGTGACCACTTGTTTGAGTTTTTGACCAAACTTGGTGCCattgctaacaaacaaaacgTGATCAAAGTGGTTCAGGGCAG TATCAAGATTGAAACCCAGCCAGGGAAAGAGAGTGCTGTGGACTTCAGCACTGGACCGGAGCCCATGGTGTACAAGGCCAAGAACGGACACCTCATGGTG gttaCCACTCGGACTCGGGTACGGTAa